In Dioscorea cayenensis subsp. rotundata cultivar TDr96_F1 chromosome 9, TDr96_F1_v2_PseudoChromosome.rev07_lg8_w22 25.fasta, whole genome shotgun sequence, a genomic segment contains:
- the LOC120268618 gene encoding uncharacterized protein LOC120268618, whose amino-acid sequence MTNEAPVSFTQHCVPVFKGEEYGRWSLRMKTVFQSQELWDLVENGMAEGEDEVKQKKSKKRDAKARCLIQQAVDGLVLDRIAEAETTQDAWEIIKKQYQSSSTMVSVRKQALRQSFKTLQMEDGESVQSYWERVVTIVNQVRGLGHKLSEAEVVSKVLRSLAPKFNYVAVAMEESRDLSKFTLDELCWSLQAHEFRVNKSVGKSSEKALYVKGDSLTAHSKEKGSSSPSAGWSSVRGRGRGFFQRERKRQVVKRPK is encoded by the coding sequence ATGACGAACGAAGCTCCGGTGAGTTTCACACAGCACTGCGTCCCAGTCTTCAAAGGCGAAGAGTATGGAAGATGGAGCTTGAGAATGAAAACTGTTTTTCAGTCTCAAGAGCTCTGGGATTTGGTGGAGAATGGAATGGCGGAAGGAGAGGATGAAGTGAAGCAGAAGAAAAGTAAGAAAAGGGATGCGAAAGCCAGGTGTCTCATACAGCAGGCAGTAGATGGGTTAGTCCTTGACAGGATAGCAGAGGCAGAGACAACACAAGATGCTTGGGAAATAATCAAGAAGCAGTATCAAAGCTCTTCAACGATGGTGTCCGTGAGGAAGCAAGCACTTCGGCAAAGCTTCAAAACTTTACAAATGGAGGATGGTGAAAGTGTTCAGAGCTATTGGGAAAGGGTTGTCACGATAGTGAACCAGGTGAGAGGTCTCGGGCACAAGCTCTCGGAGGCCGAGGTAGTGTCCAAAGTGTTACGAAGCTTGGCGCCGAAGTTTAACTACGTAGCCGTCGCAATGGAAGAGTCCAGAGACTTGTCAAAGTTCACTCTTGATGAGCTCTGCTGGTCACTCCAAGCCCATGAGTTCAGAGTGAACAAATCTGTAGGGAAATCCAGTGAGAAGGCATTATATGTGAAGGGTGATAGCTTAACAGCTCATTCCAAGGAGAAGGGAAGCTCTAGCCCCTCGGCTGGGTGGAGCTCAGTCCGAGGACGAGGAAGAGGCTTCTTTCAGAGGGAGAGGAAGAGGCAAGTGGTCAAGAGGCCAAAGTAG